From a single Rosa rugosa chromosome 7, drRosRugo1.1, whole genome shotgun sequence genomic region:
- the LOC133723206 gene encoding uncharacterized protein LOC133723206 has translation MVKKFLKQYFLAQLTKRLRREIQNFTQKDGDTLYEAWEEFQELQRKCPHHNFSLNDLVQFFYDGLDIANRGSVDSACGGTFMNKTGQEPYNLIDDLADNNRQFYTRDKRTRGRGVYEVDSRNQMVAVERKIDMLMNALANGIKATPQVCSICSYSDHTTDRCPMSAMSEEQVNYMGQQRPKYDPYSNTYNPGWKDHPNFRWGGNDNVVRPTQGVYHGPPGFQQGAGQQVYQQTPPQQSSSKSLEELVKEMTLNTASFQKDTASFIQRTEIQFQKQDALAQQHGQAIKNLERQVGQLATVMQTRPPGTLPSTTIQNPKDGSIAELNSITLRSGRQLEEVSGHQRTSKKDQEEKEEQRNTKEEKKIIAGEKTIDLTGADQNVHVFSPPKVKDPTSPKLVTSCIPFPRRFMSSKKDQEEKDVLETFRKVQVNIPLLDAIKQVPQYAKFLKELCTKKKKFNGNEIVALSEEVSAVLQRKLPPKLKDPGRFTIPCTIGAQRFDHALLDLGASINLMPYSVFSTLKLGELKETKVIIELADRSIVYHRGVIEDVLVRVDGLILPADFFVLEMEEAPMPTSLPLILGRPFMATAHTNIDVFRGTLSMEVFGETVTFKVFEPLKPQINEQDVLGDGGKIR, from the coding sequence ATGGTTAAGAAGTTTTTGAAACAATATTTCCTCGCTCAACTGACAAAACGACTAAGGAGGGAGATTCAAAACTTCACTCAAAAGGATGGAGATACACTATATGAGGCATGGGAGGAATTTCAGGAGTTGCAGAGGAAGTGTCCCCATCATAACTTCAGTCTTAATGACCTTGTCCAATTTTTCTATGATGGATTGGACATAGCTAATAGGGGCAGCGTTGATTCTGCGTGTGGAGGGACTTTCATGAATAAAACCGGTCAAGAACCATATAATCTGATTGATGATTTGGCCGACAACAATAGACAATTCTACACAAGGGATAAACGTACAAGAGGACGAGGAGTGTATGAAGTCGATTCAAGGAACCAAATGGTGGCTGTGGAAAGAAAGATTGACATGTTAATGAATGCCTTAGCCAATGGCATTAAGGCAACACCTCAGGTATGCTCTATTTGTTCCTATTCTGATCATACTACTGATAGATGTCCTATGTCTGCTATGTCTGAGGAACAGGTGAATTACATGGGGCAACAAAGGCCCAAATATGACCCTTACTCGAACACGTACAATCCGGGATGGAAGGATCACCCAAACTTCCGTTGGGGCGGTAATGACAATGTGGTTCGACCTACTCAAGGCGTCTACCATGGACCACCTGGATTCCAACAAGGGGCTGGGCAGCAAGTCTATCAACAAACTCCTCCTCAACAATCCTCAAGCAAGTCCTTAGAAGAACTAGTGAAGGAGATGACTCTGAACACCGCATCTTTCCAAAAGGACACCGCATCTTTCATCCAAAGGACTGAGATTCAGTTTCAAAAGCAAGATGCCTTAGCTCAGCAACATGGACAAGCTATCAAGAACTTGGAAAGGCAAGTTGGGCAACTTGCAACGGTGATGCAAACTAGACCTCCTGGCACCCTCCCTAGCACAACCATTCAAAATCCTAAGGATGGGAGCATAGCTGAGCTCAATTCAATCACTTTAAGGAGTGGTAGACAATTGGAAGAAGTCTCTGGGCACCAAAGAACATCCAAGAAAGATCAAGAAGAGAAGGAGGAGCAAAGAAATACGAAGGAGGAAAAGAAAATCATCGCTGGTGAaaaaacgatcgatctcacGGGGGCTGATCAGAATGTTCATGTTTTTTCCCCTCCAAAGGTAAAAGATCCTACTTCTCCTAAGTTGGTTACTTCATGTATTCCTTTTCCTCGCAGGTTCATGAGCTCTAAGAAAGATCAAGAAGAGAAGGATGTCTTGGAAACTTTCCGTAAAGTCCAAGTGAACATCCCTCTTCTGGATGCCATCAAGCAAGTACCTCAGTATGCCAAATTCCTTAAGGAGCTAtgcaccaaaaagaaaaagttcaaTGGAAATGAGATAGTGGCCCTTAGTGAAGAAGTCTCAGCTGTTCTTCAAAGAAAGCTTCCACCTAAACTTAAGGATCCCGGACGCTTCACGATTCCATGCACCATAGGTGCACAGAGGTTTGATCATGCTTTATTGGATTTAGGAGCTTCGATTAATTTAATGCCATATTCTGTGTTTTCAACTCTTAAACTAGGTGAGCTAAAGGAGACAAAGGTGATTATTGAGCTAGCTGATCGCTCAATAGTCTATCATAGGGGAGTAATTGAAGATGTACTAGTACGTGTGGATGGATTAATTTTGCCTGCAGACTTCTTTGTTCTTGAGATGGAGGAAGCGCCTATGCCTACATCATTACCATTAATTTTGGGGCGCCCATTCATGGCCACAGCTCACACCAACATTGATGTGTTCAGAGGCACTTTGAGTATGGAGGTTTTTGGGGAGACAGTGACGTTCAAGGTGTTTGAACCCTTGAAGCCTCAAATTAATGAGCAAGATGTTTTAGGTGATGGTGGGAAAATAAGATAA